The following proteins are co-located in the Pseudomonas fluorescens genome:
- a CDS encoding hybrid sensor histidine kinase/response regulator, with translation MRWLRIAIGFTVSLLTLLCLFPAQAAAQGSGWAVLLDEQADLQLSDIRSARYTNQFSPIELDRITAAEPDGALWVRFKLQPGKHEQVLRVFAPDLSQLSLYVLDGDTLVEQQSTGTRQPQAERPLPSSDFMLPMPQSQKPLDVYLRLVSEHELRPYITLEPAVLAAADQTQTLIYGLLFGCLLMLILHNLTRFAYHRSRSSLWLAACELLLMLSLALLLNLVGPWLPNWHAIQTPGAYLALLLTAPCGLMFAYRFFMPLGPHPLNKLLMADILLIVLCGLLLLFVNTLPLNIITYALVALAGLSMLFISAYHWQKGYRPARLFVVAMVVFNIGTLIILPALLGLTLVAPQGLIVTLLGFICLSGLLMSLALGERQRAIVEARFSLSRDLAASNAEIAAKAEFLAKISHEIRTPMNGVLGMTELLLGTPLSVKQRDYVQTIHSAGNELLTLINEILDISKLESGQIELDDVQFDLNALIDDCLSIFRAKAEQQNVELISFIQPQVPRVISGDPTRLRQALLSLLENALQKTDEGEVLIVVALDERSVKPRLRIAVQDSGLPMEAAERDALLHSELHSKNFLSATRLSGHLGLVIARQLILLMNGEFGIKSGSHQGSTLWLTLPLDPERLEHPTSDLDGPLKGARVLVVDDNDTCRKVLVQQCTAWGLNVSAVPSGKEALALLRTKAHLRDYFDVVLLDQNMPGMTGMQLAAKIKEDPSLNHDILLIMLTGISNAPSKIIARNCGIKRILAKPVAGYTLKTTLADELTQRSKGAVPPRPALTAPTAVTVPSDFRILVAEDNSISTKVIRGMLGKLNLNPDTASNGEEALEAMKAQRYDLVLMDCEMPILDGFSATQQLRAWEVSHQRIRTPVVALTAHILSEHKERARQAGMDGHMAKPVELSQLRELVEFWVAQRQQRPEHAPS, from the coding sequence GTGCGCTGGCTCAGGATCGCCATAGGTTTCACAGTCAGTCTGCTGACTCTGCTCTGCTTGTTCCCGGCCCAGGCCGCCGCACAAGGCAGTGGTTGGGCAGTCTTGCTTGATGAACAGGCCGACCTGCAACTGAGCGACATTCGCTCCGCCCGCTACACCAATCAATTCAGCCCCATCGAACTGGACCGGATTACCGCTGCAGAGCCGGACGGTGCGTTGTGGGTACGCTTCAAGCTGCAACCCGGCAAGCACGAGCAAGTGCTGCGGGTATTCGCCCCGGACCTGTCCCAGCTGAGCCTCTATGTACTGGACGGCGACACCCTGGTGGAACAACAAAGCACCGGCACCCGCCAGCCCCAGGCGGAGCGCCCGCTGCCCAGCAGCGATTTCATGCTGCCGATGCCCCAGAGCCAGAAGCCACTGGACGTTTATCTGCGCCTGGTCTCGGAACACGAACTGCGCCCCTATATCACCCTGGAACCGGCCGTGCTCGCCGCCGCCGATCAGACCCAGACACTGATCTATGGCCTGCTGTTCGGCTGCCTGCTGATGCTGATCCTGCACAACCTCACTCGCTTCGCTTACCACCGCTCGCGCAGCAGCCTGTGGCTGGCGGCCTGCGAGCTGCTGTTGATGCTGAGCCTGGCGTTGTTGCTCAACCTGGTGGGGCCGTGGCTGCCGAACTGGCACGCGATCCAGACCCCGGGCGCCTACCTGGCCCTGCTGCTGACCGCGCCCTGCGGGTTGATGTTTGCCTACCGATTCTTCATGCCCTTGGGCCCGCACCCGCTGAACAAGCTGTTGATGGCCGACATCCTGCTGATCGTGCTGTGCGGCCTGCTGCTGTTGTTCGTCAACACCTTGCCGCTGAACATCATCACCTACGCCCTGGTGGCCCTCGCCGGGCTGAGCATGTTGTTTATCTCGGCCTATCACTGGCAGAAAGGCTACCGGCCGGCACGCTTGTTCGTGGTGGCGATGGTGGTGTTCAACATCGGCACATTGATCATCCTCCCTGCCCTGCTGGGCCTGACGCTGGTGGCGCCGCAAGGATTGATCGTCACCCTGCTCGGGTTTATCTGCCTCAGCGGCCTGCTGATGAGCCTGGCCCTGGGCGAACGCCAGCGCGCGATTGTCGAGGCCCGCTTCAGCCTCAGCCGTGACCTGGCGGCCAGCAACGCCGAGATCGCCGCCAAGGCCGAGTTCCTGGCGAAGATCAGCCACGAAATCCGCACGCCCATGAACGGTGTGCTCGGCATGACCGAGTTGCTGCTCGGCACGCCGCTGTCGGTAAAGCAGCGTGACTACGTGCAAACCATCCACAGCGCCGGTAATGAACTGCTGACGCTGATCAACGAGATCCTCGACATATCCAAGCTGGAGTCCGGGCAGATTGAGCTGGACGACGTGCAATTCGACCTCAACGCCTTGATCGATGACTGTTTGAGCATCTTCCGCGCCAAGGCCGAGCAGCAGAACGTCGAACTGATCAGCTTTATCCAGCCCCAGGTGCCGCGAGTGATCAGCGGCGACCCGACCCGCCTGCGTCAGGCACTGTTAAGCCTGCTGGAAAACGCCCTGCAAAAAACCGATGAAGGTGAAGTGCTGATCGTCGTCGCCCTCGACGAACGCAGCGTCAAGCCGCGCCTGCGCATTGCCGTGCAGGACAGCGGCCTGCCGATGGAAGCCGCCGAGCGCGACGCGCTTTTGCACAGCGAACTGCACAGCAAGAACTTCCTCTCGGCCACGCGCTTGAGCGGCCATCTGGGCCTGGTGATCGCGCGTCAATTGATCCTGTTGATGAATGGCGAGTTCGGCATCAAGAGCGGCAGCCACCAGGGCAGCACCCTGTGGCTGACCCTGCCATTGGACCCGGAACGCCTGGAGCATCCGACGTCCGACCTCGACGGCCCGCTCAAAGGCGCACGGGTGTTGGTCGTGGACGACAACGACACCTGTCGCAAAGTGCTGGTGCAGCAATGCACGGCCTGGGGCCTGAACGTCAGCGCCGTGCCGTCCGGCAAGGAGGCCCTGGCCCTGTTGCGCACCAAAGCTCACCTGCGCGATTACTTCGACGTGGTGCTGCTGGATCAGAACATGCCCGGCATGACCGGTATGCAACTGGCGGCGAAGATCAAGGAAGACCCGAGCCTGAACCACGACATCCTGCTGATCATGCTCACCGGCATCAGCAACGCGCCGAGCAAGATCATCGCGCGCAACTGCGGGATCAAGCGCATCCTCGCCAAACCGGTAGCCGGCTACACGCTCAAGACCACCCTGGCCGACGAACTGACCCAGCGCAGCAAAGGCGCAGTGCCGCCGCGCCCTGCCCTCACTGCGCCGACAGCCGTGACCGTGCCCAGCGACTTCCGCATCCTGGTGGCTGAAGACAACAGCATCTCCACCAAAGTGATTCGCGGCATGCTGGGCAAGCTCAACCTCAACCCGGACACCGCCAGCAACGGCGAAGAAGCGCTGGAGGCGATGAAAGCCCAGCGTTACGACCTGGTATTGATGGACTGTGAAATGCCGATCCTCGATGGCTTCTCCGCCACTCAGCAACTGCGCGCGTGGGAAGTCAGCCACCAACGCATTCGCACACCGGTGGTCGCGCTCACCGCACACATCCTCTCGGAACATAAAGAGCGCGCGCGCCAGGCCGGAATGGATGGGCACATGGCCAAGCCGGTGGAGTTGTCGCAATTGCGCGAGCTGGTTGAGTTTTGGGTGGCGCAGCGTCAACAGCGACCTGAGCACGCACCGTCCTGA
- the fis gene encoding DNA-binding transcriptional regulator Fis, with product MTMMTETLVSGTTPVSDNVNLKQHLNTPSEEGQTLRGSVEKALHNYFAHLEGASVTDVYNLVLSEVEAPLLESVMNYVKGNQTKASELLGLNRGTLRKKLKQYDLL from the coding sequence ATGACGATGATGACCGAGACTTTAGTGAGTGGAACAACACCCGTGAGCGACAACGTCAATTTGAAACAGCACCTGAACACACCGAGCGAAGAAGGCCAGACCCTTCGCGGGAGTGTCGAGAAGGCGTTGCACAATTATTTCGCCCACCTTGAGGGCGCTTCCGTCACGGACGTGTACAACCTGGTGCTCTCCGAAGTCGAAGCGCCCTTGCTCGAAAGCGTGATGAACTACGTCAAGGGCAACCAGACCAAAGCCAGTGAGCTGCTGGGCCTCAACCGTGGCACCTTGCGCAAAAAGCTCAAGCAGTACGATTTGCTGTAA
- a CDS encoding MarC family protein: protein MLHVLFSVYLKMLVLYSPFFVLSCFISLTRGYSSKERRRLAWKVALATLVSSVLLYLFGRVIFSVFGITVDAFRIGAGSVLFISALGMAQGKSAVQTDNVQQDVTIVPLTIPLTVGPGTIGALLVMGVSQPHWDDKITAILSIALASLTVGVVLYLSNRIERILGDQGLQIVSRLMGLFVCALAAQIIFTGVRGYLVP from the coding sequence ATGCTCCATGTGTTATTCAGCGTTTACCTGAAGATGCTGGTGCTCTACAGCCCGTTTTTTGTGCTGTCCTGCTTTATCAGCCTGACCCGTGGTTATTCCAGCAAGGAGCGCAGGCGCCTGGCCTGGAAAGTGGCGTTGGCAACGCTGGTGTCGAGCGTATTGCTCTACCTGTTTGGCCGGGTGATTTTCAGTGTGTTCGGTATCACGGTGGACGCCTTCCGCATCGGTGCCGGCAGCGTGCTGTTTATCTCAGCCCTGGGCATGGCCCAAGGCAAGTCAGCGGTGCAGACCGACAATGTGCAGCAGGACGTGACCATTGTACCGCTGACCATCCCCCTCACCGTTGGCCCCGGCACCATCGGTGCACTGCTGGTGATGGGCGTCAGCCAACCGCATTGGGATGACAAGATCACCGCCATCCTCAGCATCGCCCTGGCCAGCCTCACGGTGGGCGTGGTGCTGTATTTGTCCAACCGTATCGAACGCATTCTCGGCGACCAGGGCTTGCAGATTGTCAGCCGGTTGATGGGGTTGTTCGTGTGTGCGCTTGCCGCGCAAATCATATTTACCGGGGTGCGCGGCTACCTGGTGCCTTAA
- the purD gene encoding phosphoribosylamine--glycine ligase has protein sequence MNVLIIGSGGREHALAWKVAQDPRVQKVFVAPGNAGTAIEAKCENVAIDVLALEKLADFAEKNVSLTIVGPEVPLVAGVVDLFRSRGLDCFGPTAGAAQLEGSKAFTKDFLARHKIPTADYQNFTEIEPALAYLREKGAPIVIKADGLAAGKGVIVAMTLQEAEDAVRDMLAGNAFGDAGSRVVIEEFLDGEEASFIVMVDGKNVLPMATSQDHKRVGDGDTGPNTGGMGAYSPAPVVTAEVHQRVMDLVIWPTVRGMADEGNVYTGFLYAGLMIDKAGNPKVIEFNCRFGDPETQPVMLRLQSSLVLLVEAALAQALDKVEAQWDPRPSVGIVLAAGGYPADYAKGDVIEGLDAAAMLEGKVFHAGTVLKDGKVVTAGGRVLCATAMGASVDAAQQQAYKLAAKIDWKGCFYRTDIGYRAIARERGENS, from the coding sequence ATGAATGTTTTGATCATTGGCAGCGGTGGCCGTGAACACGCCCTGGCCTGGAAAGTTGCCCAGGACCCACGCGTCCAGAAAGTTTTCGTCGCCCCTGGCAACGCCGGCACCGCCATTGAAGCCAAGTGCGAAAACGTCGCCATCGACGTGCTGGCCCTTGAGAAGCTTGCTGATTTTGCCGAAAAGAATGTTTCCCTGACCATCGTCGGTCCGGAAGTGCCGTTGGTTGCCGGCGTCGTGGACCTGTTCCGTAGCCGTGGCCTGGATTGCTTCGGCCCGACTGCCGGTGCTGCGCAACTGGAAGGTTCCAAGGCGTTCACCAAGGATTTCCTGGCACGCCACAAGATCCCGACTGCGGACTACCAGAATTTCACCGAGATCGAGCCAGCCCTGGCTTACCTGCGTGAAAAAGGTGCGCCGATCGTGATCAAGGCCGACGGCCTGGCCGCCGGTAAGGGCGTGATCGTTGCGATGACCCTGCAGGAAGCCGAAGACGCCGTGCGCGATATGCTCGCTGGTAACGCTTTCGGTGATGCCGGTTCCCGCGTCGTCATCGAAGAATTCCTCGACGGCGAAGAAGCCAGCTTCATCGTGATGGTCGACGGCAAGAACGTTCTGCCGATGGCCACCAGCCAGGACCACAAACGCGTCGGCGACGGCGACACTGGCCCGAACACCGGCGGTATGGGTGCTTACTCCCCTGCCCCAGTGGTCACCGCCGAAGTACACCAGCGTGTGATGGACCTGGTGATCTGGCCGACCGTGCGCGGCATGGCCGACGAAGGTAACGTGTACACCGGCTTCCTGTACGCCGGCCTGATGATCGACAAAGCCGGTAACCCGAAAGTCATCGAGTTCAACTGCCGTTTCGGCGACCCGGAAACCCAACCAGTGATGCTGCGTCTGCAGTCGAGCCTGGTGCTGCTGGTGGAAGCGGCCCTGGCCCAGGCACTGGACAAGGTTGAAGCACAATGGGACCCGCGTCCGAGCGTCGGTATTGTGCTGGCGGCCGGTGGTTACCCTGCCGACTACGCCAAAGGCGACGTGATTGAAGGCCTGGATGCAGCGGCTATGCTGGAAGGCAAGGTGTTCCATGCGGGCACCGTGCTCAAGGACGGCAAAGTTGTAACTGCAGGTGGCCGTGTGTTGTGCGCCACCGCAATGGGTGCCAGTGTCGACGCCGCGCAACAACAGGCGTACAAACTGGCCGCAAAAATCGACTGGAAAGGTTGTTTCTACCGCACGGACATCGGCTACCGCGCCATTGCCCGTGAACGTGGCGAGAACAGCTGA
- the dusB gene encoding tRNA dihydrouridine synthase DusB encodes MSAVRIGPYTLPNGLILAPMAGVTDQPFRQLCKRLGAGLVVSEMVTSDMSLWNTRKSRMRMIHEGDPEPRSVQIAGGDAQMLAEAARANVELGAQIIDINMGCPAKKVCNKAAGSALLKDEQLVAEILQAVVAAVDVPVTLKIRTGWDRDNKNGLTVAKIAEQAGITALAVHGRTRADLYTGEAEYDTIAAIKQAVSMPVFANGDIDSAEKARRVLHATGADGLLIGRAAQGRPWIFREIEHFLRTGDVLPAPELIEVERILLEHLAALHAFYGDVMGVRIARKHVGWYLATLPGAREFRAHFNRLDDTEAQCANVREFFSERYKSLGTGDGEGVAA; translated from the coding sequence ATGTCGGCGGTACGCATCGGCCCATACACATTGCCAAACGGTTTGATTCTCGCCCCGATGGCGGGCGTCACCGATCAGCCCTTTCGTCAGCTGTGCAAGCGTTTGGGCGCGGGTCTAGTAGTCTCTGAAATGGTCACCAGCGACATGAGCTTGTGGAACACCCGCAAATCGCGGATGCGCATGATCCACGAAGGTGATCCCGAGCCCCGCTCGGTACAGATCGCCGGTGGTGATGCACAAATGCTGGCGGAAGCAGCGCGGGCCAACGTGGAGTTGGGTGCGCAGATCATCGATATCAACATGGGCTGCCCGGCCAAGAAGGTCTGCAACAAGGCCGCCGGTTCCGCGCTGTTGAAAGATGAGCAATTGGTTGCCGAGATCCTGCAGGCCGTTGTCGCCGCAGTGGATGTACCGGTCACCCTGAAGATTCGTACCGGTTGGGACCGGGACAACAAGAATGGCCTGACGGTGGCGAAGATCGCCGAACAGGCAGGAATTACCGCGTTGGCGGTGCACGGCCGCACCCGCGCCGACCTTTACACCGGTGAAGCCGAGTACGACACCATTGCCGCGATCAAGCAGGCGGTGTCGATGCCGGTGTTTGCCAATGGCGATATCGACTCAGCCGAGAAAGCCCGGCGCGTGCTGCACGCAACCGGTGCCGATGGCTTGTTGATTGGCCGGGCCGCCCAGGGGCGTCCATGGATTTTTCGTGAGATCGAGCATTTTCTGCGTACCGGCGACGTGTTGCCGGCACCGGAGCTGATCGAGGTGGAACGTATTCTGCTAGAGCATCTGGCCGCCCTGCACGCCTTCTATGGAGACGTGATGGGAGTACGCATTGCTCGCAAGCATGTCGGCTGGTATCTCGCAACCTTGCCGGGCGCCAGGGAGTTTCGCGCCCACTTCAATCGTTTGGATGATACGGAAGCACAGTGCGCCAACGTTCGTGAGTTTTTCAGCGAACGTTACAAGAGCCTGGGGACAGGGGACGGAGAGGGGGTGGCCGCATGA
- the purH gene encoding bifunctional phosphoribosylaminoimidazolecarboxamide formyltransferase/IMP cyclohydrolase translates to MTDQTTRLPIRRALISVSDKTGILEFARELEALGVEILSTGGTFKLLQDNGVAAVEVADYTGFAEMMDGRVKTLHPKIHGGILGRRGIDDAIMTEHGIKPIDLVAVNLYPFEATINKPGCDLPTAIENIDIGGPTMVRSAAKNHKDVAIVVNASDYANVLESLKAGGLTYAQRFDLMLKAFEHTAAYDGMIANYMGTVNQAAETLSTEGRSQFPRTFNSQFIKAQEMRYGENPHQSAAFYVEAKPAEVGIATATQLQGKELSYNNVADTDAALECVKSFVKPACVIVKHANPCGVAVSPDAEGGIRQAYELAYATDTESAFGGIIAFNRELDAETAKAIVERQFVEVIIAPSVSEEARAIVAAKANVRLLACGEWSAERAAAWDYKRVNGGLLVQSRDIGMIGSEDLKVVTKRAPTEQEINDLIFAWKVAKYVKSNAIVYAKNRQTIGVGAGQMSRVNSARIAAIKAEHAGLQVAGSVMASDAFFPFRDGLDNAAKAGVTAVIQPGGSMRDAEVIAAADEAGIAMVFTGMRHFRH, encoded by the coding sequence ATGACCGACCAGACTACCCGCCTGCCGATCCGCCGTGCCTTGATCAGTGTCTCCGACAAGACCGGGATCCTTGAATTTGCCCGGGAGCTGGAAGCCCTGGGCGTGGAAATCCTCTCCACGGGCGGGACCTTCAAACTGCTGCAGGACAACGGCGTGGCCGCAGTAGAAGTCGCGGACTACACCGGTTTCGCAGAAATGATGGACGGGCGGGTCAAGACCCTGCACCCGAAAATCCACGGCGGGATCCTCGGTCGTCGCGGTATCGACGACGCCATCATGACCGAACACGGCATCAAGCCGATCGACCTGGTGGCCGTTAACCTTTACCCGTTCGAAGCCACCATCAACAAGCCAGGCTGCGACCTGCCGACCGCCATCGAAAACATCGATATCGGCGGCCCGACCATGGTTCGCTCCGCGGCCAAGAACCACAAAGACGTGGCCATCGTGGTTAACGCCAGCGACTACGCCAACGTGCTCGAAAGCCTGAAAGCCGGCGGCCTGACCTACGCCCAGCGTTTCGACCTGATGCTCAAGGCGTTCGAACACACTGCCGCCTACGACGGCATGATCGCCAACTACATGGGCACCGTGAACCAGGCGGCTGAAACCCTCAGCACAGAAGGCCGCAGCCAGTTCCCGCGCACCTTCAACAGCCAGTTCATCAAGGCCCAGGAAATGCGCTACGGCGAGAACCCGCACCAGAGCGCGGCGTTCTACGTGGAAGCCAAACCGGCCGAAGTCGGCATCGCCACCGCGACCCAGCTGCAAGGCAAAGAGCTGTCCTACAACAACGTGGCCGACACCGACGCCGCGCTGGAATGTGTGAAGAGCTTCGTCAAGCCGGCCTGCGTGATCGTCAAGCACGCCAACCCGTGCGGCGTGGCCGTAAGCCCGGACGCTGAAGGCGGCATTCGCCAGGCGTACGAACTGGCCTACGCCACCGACACCGAATCCGCCTTCGGCGGCATCATCGCCTTCAACCGCGAGCTGGATGCAGAAACCGCCAAAGCCATCGTCGAGCGTCAGTTCGTCGAAGTGATCATCGCCCCTTCCGTGAGTGAAGAAGCCCGCGCCATTGTTGCCGCCAAAGCCAACGTGCGCCTGCTGGCCTGCGGTGAGTGGTCGGCTGAGCGCGCCGCTGCCTGGGACTACAAGCGCGTCAACGGCGGCTTGCTGGTACAGAGCCGCGACATCGGCATGATCGGCAGCGAAGACCTCAAAGTCGTCACCAAACGCGCCCCGACCGAGCAAGAGATCAACGACCTGATCTTCGCCTGGAAAGTCGCCAAGTACGTTAAGTCCAACGCCATCGTCTACGCCAAGAACCGCCAGACCATCGGTGTCGGCGCCGGCCAGATGAGCCGCGTGAACTCGGCACGTATCGCCGCGATCAAGGCTGAGCACGCCGGTTTGCAGGTGGCTGGCTCGGTGATGGCGTCCGACGCGTTCTTCCCGTTCCGTGATGGCCTGGACAACGCTGCGAAAGCAGGGGTTACCGCCGTGATCCAACCGGGCGGTTCGATGCGTGATGCAGAAGTGATTGCCGCTGCCGACGAAGCCGGTATCGCCATGGTGTTCACCGGCATGCGCCACTTCCGTCACTGA
- the prmA gene encoding 50S ribosomal protein L11 methyltransferase: protein MPWLQVRLAISPEQAETYEDAFLEVGAVSVTFMDAEDQPIFEPELNTTPLWSHTHLLALFEDGTDAAAVLAHMELLTGSPLPEHHSEVIEDQDWERSWMDNFQPMRFGQRLWIVPSWHAAPEPDAVNLLLDPGLAFGTGTHPTTALCLEWLDGQDLTDCNVLDFGCGSGILAIAALLLGAKEAVGTDIDVQALEASRDNAGRNHIPEGKFPLYLPEQLPQVQADVLVANILAGPLVYLAPQLSSLVKPGGRLALSGILAEQGEDVAAAYAQDFELDPIANRDGWVRISGRRR from the coding sequence ATGCCTTGGCTGCAAGTCCGTCTCGCCATCAGCCCAGAACAAGCCGAAACCTACGAAGACGCTTTCCTCGAAGTGGGCGCTGTCTCGGTGACCTTCATGGACGCCGAAGACCAACCAATCTTCGAACCGGAACTCAACACCACGCCGCTGTGGTCCCACACCCACTTGCTGGCCCTGTTCGAAGACGGCACCGACGCCGCCGCCGTGCTGGCCCATATGGAACTGCTCACTGGCAGCCCGCTGCCGGAGCATCACAGCGAAGTGATCGAAGACCAGGATTGGGAACGTAGCTGGATGGACAACTTCCAGCCGATGCGTTTCGGCCAGCGCCTGTGGATCGTACCCAGCTGGCACGCCGCCCCTGAACCGGATGCGGTCAACCTGCTGCTGGACCCGGGCCTGGCATTCGGCACCGGTACTCACCCCACCACCGCGCTGTGCCTGGAATGGCTTGATGGCCAGGACCTGACCGACTGCAACGTGCTGGATTTCGGCTGCGGCTCGGGCATCCTGGCGATTGCCGCGCTGCTGCTGGGCGCCAAAGAAGCTGTCGGCACCGACATCGACGTGCAAGCCCTGGAAGCCTCCCGCGACAACGCCGGGCGCAACCATATTCCTGAAGGCAAATTCCCACTGTACCTGCCGGAGCAATTGCCCCAGGTCCAGGCCGATGTGCTGGTGGCGAATATCCTTGCCGGGCCGCTGGTGTACCTGGCGCCGCAGCTGTCGAGCCTGGTCAAGCCAGGTGGGCGTCTGGCGCTGTCGGGTATTCTCGCCGAGCAAGGCGAAGACGTGGCGGCGGCCTATGCCCAGGACTTCGAGCTGGACCCGATCGCCAACCGTGACGGCTGGGTACGCATCAGTGGTCGTCGGCGCTAG
- a CDS encoding DUF3426 domain-containing protein yields the protein MTDSFVTQCPHCQARFRVSHAQLSVARGVVRCGSCLQVFNAARQLLEQRAGASAPPGTQPAAEAAPQTPRAISQKQWTAEELDLDNLDLDEELAKLERREIQHTLPPGTERRQAGADRRQKEDALSASRDTVKAEEEKWAASLFSEPPEERVQASEEQPEPPKAPATKQRTEPSMSFHIDDVDDEPSLHSTPDDDDIDPPFTPLTAAADEPEPEERSQPRRKRPRPEASVHDDVLQDLEDDPLHLYAQKRPSGWGRRLLWMFLVLLAAAGLAGQYIAYQFDDLARQDAYRPWFQQLCPTLGCTVPSRVDIAHIKSSNLVVRSNPEFAGALVVDAIIYNRATFSQPFPLLELRFADLNGSLIASRRFKPGEYLSGELAGVSEMPSQTPIHISLDILDPGNKAVNYSLSFHSPE from the coding sequence ATGACCGACAGTTTCGTCACCCAGTGCCCGCATTGCCAAGCTCGCTTTCGCGTCAGCCACGCTCAATTAAGCGTGGCCCGTGGCGTGGTTCGCTGCGGCTCATGCCTGCAAGTGTTCAACGCCGCCCGCCAACTGCTGGAGCAGCGTGCCGGTGCATCTGCGCCGCCCGGTACACAGCCGGCTGCCGAGGCTGCCCCGCAAACACCGCGGGCAATCAGCCAGAAGCAGTGGACCGCCGAAGAGCTCGACCTGGACAACCTCGACCTGGACGAAGAACTGGCCAAGCTGGAACGCCGCGAGATTCAGCACACCCTGCCGCCAGGCACCGAGCGTCGCCAAGCAGGTGCCGACCGTCGGCAAAAGGAAGATGCCCTCAGCGCCAGCCGTGACACCGTCAAGGCCGAGGAAGAAAAGTGGGCCGCCAGCCTGTTCAGCGAACCGCCCGAGGAACGTGTCCAAGCCAGCGAAGAGCAACCCGAGCCGCCCAAGGCGCCTGCGACCAAGCAGCGCACCGAGCCGTCCATGTCGTTTCACATTGACGACGTTGACGATGAGCCGTCGCTGCACTCAACCCCTGACGATGACGATATCGACCCGCCGTTCACGCCGCTGACCGCTGCCGCCGACGAGCCCGAACCCGAAGAACGCTCACAACCGCGTCGCAAACGCCCGCGCCCGGAAGCCAGCGTTCACGACGATGTACTCCAGGACCTGGAAGACGACCCGCTGCATCTTTACGCGCAGAAACGTCCGTCAGGCTGGGGCCGCCGCCTCCTCTGGATGTTCCTGGTATTGCTGGCCGCCGCCGGCCTGGCAGGCCAGTACATTGCCTATCAATTCGATGATCTGGCCCGCCAGGACGCGTACCGCCCATGGTTCCAGCAACTGTGCCCAACACTGGGCTGCACGGTGCCATCACGGGTCGATATCGCGCATATCAAGAGCAGTAACCTGGTGGTACGCAGCAACCCGGAGTTTGCCGGGGCGCTGGTGGTGGACGCCATCATCTATAACCGTGCGACGTTCTCCCAGCCTTTCCCGCTGCTGGAGCTGCGTTTTGCCGACTTGAACGGCAGCCTGATTGCCAGTCGTCGCTTCAAACCCGGCGAATACCTGAGTGGTGAATTGGCCGGTGTGAGCGAAATGCCTTCACAGACGCCGATCCATATCTCCCTGGACATCCTCGACCCAGGCAATAAAGCCGTGAATTACAGCCTGAGTTTTCACTCGCCCGAGTGA